In a single window of the Aridibaculum aurantiacum genome:
- a CDS encoding biliverdin-producing heme oxygenase: MKNDNRVAGLLKEASKQAHLDTERTLLKKLKAISTVGEYGKILSLFYGYYQPIEQAVQQYISAELLPDIKTRQRSRFILHDLQILQVYHEAILAEDLPIISSTAQAAGALYVLEGSTLGGQYIVKMLQQNPALQQHQHAIQFFDGYKDQNELMWDQFKQALDLLVQTDEEQELAEKAAIETFTKMNHQILKAEYAWN; the protein is encoded by the coding sequence ATGAAAAATGATAATAGGGTAGCAGGTCTACTGAAAGAAGCTTCTAAACAAGCACATTTAGATACAGAGCGAACATTGCTGAAGAAACTAAAAGCTATTTCAACAGTGGGTGAATATGGAAAAATACTTTCTCTTTTTTATGGCTATTATCAACCTATAGAACAAGCAGTTCAGCAATATATTTCTGCAGAGTTATTGCCTGATATAAAGACGCGTCAGCGTTCAAGATTTATACTTCACGATCTGCAAATTCTGCAAGTATATCATGAAGCAATATTAGCAGAAGATCTACCAATCATTAGTTCTACGGCGCAGGCAGCAGGAGCATTGTATGTGCTTGAAGGTTCTACTCTAGGCGGACAGTATATTGTAAAGATGTTGCAGCAGAATCCAGCTTTACAACAGCACCAGCATGCTATACAATTTTTTGATGGGTATAAAGATCAAAATGAGCTGATGTGGGACCAATTTAAACAGGCGCTTGATCTTCTTGTACAAACTGATGAAGAACAGGAACTAGCCGAAAAAGCAGCTATAGAGACTTTTACTAAAATGAACCACCAGATACTAAAAGCTGAATATGCCTGGAACTAA
- a CDS encoding AMP-dependent synthetase/ligase, translated as MTSKRLFDCLAHQLSKFPKDDMLVAKINGTWTPYSTQQVQDIVNRFSAGLYKLGVSANDFSPEGSDKIAIISSNRPEWVFTDLAVQQVGAILVPIYPTTNPLELEFILKDAAVKYIFVSSEDLLEKVRSVQDRVPTLRNVYTFDEIAGADHWTKVRDMADEQALRKVEEIKATISPEHLATIIYTSGTTGTPKGVMLRHRNIYSNVYAAKDSFKFPDSPHLKVLSFLPLNHIFEKMVTYIYLYSGISIYYAESLETIGDNLKEVKPHGFTTVPRLLEKVFEKIMAKGNELTGVKRKLFYWAVDLAEKYDNLKSGGVFYNAQLAIANKIIFSKWREALGGNIEFIITGGAACQEKLLRIFNAAKIPIYEGYGPTENSPVISVNRRDPWTDTKFGTVGPPINGTQVKLAEDGEILVSGPSVMQGYYKRPDLTEEVLKDGWLLTGDIGVWDGKFLKITDRKKELFKTSGGKYVAPQPIENRLKESPYIEQVLVVGAEKKFVGALIVPSYPMLREWMRENNLTFTSNEEAIKHPQVLQHYRSLVENFNKYFNQVEQIKKFELLPREWSIDSGEMTPKMSLKRKVITEKYKDAVERIYV; from the coding sequence ATGACTTCAAAACGATTGTTTGACTGCCTCGCACACCAGTTATCTAAGTTTCCTAAAGACGATATGCTGGTTGCCAAAATAAATGGCACCTGGACACCCTACAGTACCCAACAGGTGCAGGATATTGTAAATCGTTTCAGTGCTGGTCTTTATAAACTAGGTGTTTCAGCCAATGATTTTTCTCCTGAAGGTTCCGATAAAATTGCCATCATTAGCAGCAACCGCCCTGAGTGGGTTTTTACTGACCTGGCTGTGCAGCAGGTAGGAGCAATACTTGTTCCTATTTACCCTACCACCAATCCACTTGAACTCGAATTCATACTTAAAGACGCTGCTGTTAAATACATTTTCGTAAGTAGTGAAGACCTGCTGGAAAAGGTGCGTAGTGTGCAAGATCGTGTACCTACGTTGCGCAATGTTTACACCTTTGATGAAATAGCTGGTGCAGATCATTGGACTAAAGTGCGTGATATGGCTGATGAGCAGGCACTGCGAAAAGTGGAGGAAATAAAGGCAACTATTTCGCCAGAACACCTGGCCACCATCATTTATACATCTGGTACTACCGGCACGCCAAAAGGTGTGATGCTGCGTCACCGGAATATATACAGCAATGTATATGCAGCAAAAGACAGCTTTAAGTTTCCTGATAGCCCGCATCTGAAGGTGCTGAGCTTTTTGCCGCTCAATCACATCTTCGAGAAGATGGTGACTTACATCTACCTGTACAGCGGTATAAGTATCTACTATGCAGAATCGCTTGAAACCATAGGTGACAACCTTAAAGAAGTAAAGCCTCATGGATTTACCACAGTGCCGCGATTACTGGAGAAAGTATTTGAGAAAATAATGGCTAAAGGCAATGAACTGACAGGGGTAAAGCGGAAGCTGTTTTATTGGGCAGTTGACCTTGCTGAAAAATACGATAACCTGAAGAGTGGCGGCGTGTTCTACAATGCACAACTTGCTATTGCTAATAAAATAATCTTCAGCAAATGGAGAGAAGCACTGGGTGGAAATATTGAATTTATAATAACCGGTGGCGCAGCCTGCCAGGAGAAGTTGCTGCGCATTTTCAATGCAGCTAAAATTCCTATTTACGAAGGGTATGGCCCAACGGAAAATAGCCCGGTAATTAGCGTAAATCGCCGCGACCCTTGGACAGATACAAAGTTTGGAACCGTAGGTCCTCCTATCAATGGAACACAGGTGAAGCTTGCCGAAGATGGAGAAATATTAGTAAGTGGTCCATCGGTGATGCAGGGTTATTATAAGCGTCCTGATCTTACCGAAGAGGTGTTGAAAGATGGATGGTTATTGACCGGTGATATAGGAGTGTGGGATGGAAAATTCCTGAAGATCACAGATCGCAAAAAGGAACTGTTTAAAACAAGTGGTGGTAAATATGTGGCGCCTCAGCCTATAGAGAACCGGCTAAAAGAAAGTCCTTACATAGAACAGGTGTTGGTGGTAGGGGCAGAAAAGAAATTTGTTGGTGCCTTGATCGTTCCATCGTACCCTATGCTGCGCGAATGGATGCGGGAAAACAACCTCACATTTACAAGTAATGAAGAGGCTATAAAACACCCGCAGGTTTTGCAACACTACCGCAGCCTTGTTGAGAACTTCAATAAATATTTCAACCAGGTAGAACAGATAAAAAAGTTTGAACTGCTGCCACGGGAATGGAGTATAGACAGTGGTGAAATGACTCCTAAAATGAGCCTTAAGCGAAAAGTGATAACGGAGAAATATAAAGATGCAGTAGAGCGGATCTATGTGTAG
- a CDS encoding PID-CTERM protein-sorting domain-containing protein — translation MNITKRMLNLVILFLLLTAAPVILHAQTNPPVDTIDTPIDGGLSLLIAAGVGYGAKKAYDARKKKEDLSK, via the coding sequence ATGAATATCACAAAAAGAATGTTGAACCTGGTGATCCTATTTTTACTGCTAACTGCAGCACCAGTAATTTTACATGCACAAACAAATCCTCCTGTTGACACAATCGACACCCCCATCGACGGCGGCCTCTCCCTGCTGATTGCGGCAGGAGTGGGTTATGGTGCTAAGAAAGCTTATGATGCAAGGAAGAAGAAAGAGGACCTGAGTAAATAA
- a CDS encoding fibronectin type III domain-containing protein, with product MQQKFTSPFKAVLCILFILWEIDGWGQLLEQDFKSSSTINHYVSSTPTNGQFNGLTTSGASTTVTITSNKLRFSRSGGNVGAMSRTTDFIPNPTAMLVKFDVAITGNSAATTNFAGFQVGSGFSTNNSRENNANSHSRLGINCTSTDGQFTLRNIGTSVTGLNTFSGSQTITWAINNSGGTLHYRAPDGTNESIANDTWDVWVGTTKEFNDQPATTSTVDLTDFKFVIDNGTVTIDIDNILFDPLPITPTASTATALTSSSFNANWSAVSEVTGYRLDVATDNTFSTMVSGYDNLYVPGQSTNSKSVTGLSAGTSYYYRIRAASQYSVGEFASGNSSVQATSTLIGSHSLTAGTLAAFGSVCINNIEGPHSFTLSGSGLDGSDVLIGGLAGFSYSTTSSGTYTSTLTLPAYNGANITIYVKFNPTVIQSYDGDILVSGGGSSSINVAASGSGINLPPSVNTGGTSNITSTSVTLAGTIASAGCSSTTAYGIEYSTTNGFANGSGTSVSSSNLSSGSFTSSISGLAANTTYYFKAFATNSGGTSYGNQESFTTSNLSAPVIAAATSVSHSSFTANWNPVTGATGYQLDLLQPTMGNILTEGFEGINFPPQGWQATGWSRSTAASDTKSGSAAAIANSNNGSLTTASIAYPSSISFYLGRTVNTTSKTLTVEVSTSSPTTGFSTIETFDHNNVPAGSYDQYTIDLSSYSGNPEVYIRFTKSSTTTSQWRLDDISVSGQTLSPIPGFSNLLFASTSNVINGLTPNTTYYYRVRAASANSTSGNSNVISVTTHKDPATTVYRTKANGNLSSLSTWQFNQQGSDFIDATSAPSATNSILIQDGHQLLVDVDHVVAAGASLNIASTGSMVVSAGKSLTIAGTADFNNRPVVFKSNASGTARLGEVTGTLADATNVTVERYISGIGKFGNPTALNRAYRMLAPSVNTVTSINANWQEGQTNASTSSNSNLLPGYGTHITGAGGAANGFDPTLTNNASLFYYNAATDTWVTGTNTNVATLDAKKGYLLFVRGDRSINMLSTANPLPATNTVLRATGSLLTGTQVFSSLEGNGAFNLISNPYASPIDWASLAAANPSFEDFYTLWDPNQGTRGGYVTVDKMGVVSAGAATRQIQSGQAFFVKATSGAVSPTFTVTEADKSSENNIDVFRTGSMEMFRTSLYFIDASGRILADGVVNVYDNAYTKAVDANDAPQIANWDEDIAISRSNQMLSIEKRPLIDNNDTIFLSVARLKQQAYELQFEAIGFNAPGLQAYLEDKFQGINIPLSLDGPTVVPFTVTSNAASSAADRFRVVFQTAAVLPVTITAVKAYQQNNNIQVDWSVAGETDMAQYEVEKSADGRSFTKAVSVAARNTTSIGSYGWVDANPLNGANYYRIRSISRNGQKTLSQTVKVVVGKTTSTIAIFPNPVAGDQLSLQVQLPKGSYTISLINSVGQRVLNQTFLHGGGAAAQTLQLMQVPKGLYQLQVTGEGQVFTQSLLKK from the coding sequence ATGCAGCAGAAATTTACTTCGCCTTTTAAGGCTGTGCTTTGTATCCTGTTTATTTTGTGGGAAATTGATGGGTGGGGGCAGTTGCTTGAACAAGATTTCAAAAGCTCCTCTACTATTAATCATTATGTAAGTAGCACACCTACGAACGGACAATTTAATGGTTTAACAACTTCGGGAGCAAGTACTACTGTTACAATCACTTCTAATAAACTGAGATTTTCAAGAAGTGGAGGCAATGTAGGGGCCATGTCTAGAACGACTGATTTCATTCCAAATCCGACGGCAATGTTAGTCAAATTTGATGTTGCAATTACAGGGAACTCAGCTGCTACTACCAATTTTGCAGGTTTTCAAGTAGGCTCTGGTTTTTCAACGAATAATAGTAGAGAAAATAATGCAAACAGTCATTCCAGACTTGGCATCAATTGCACCTCTACAGACGGGCAATTTACGCTGCGGAATATAGGTACAAGTGTAACTGGCTTAAATACATTTTCTGGATCTCAGACAATAACTTGGGCAATCAACAATTCTGGTGGAACCTTACACTATAGAGCACCAGACGGAACTAATGAGTCTATTGCAAATGATACTTGGGATGTTTGGGTAGGTACTACAAAGGAATTTAATGATCAGCCAGCAACTACAAGCACAGTTGACCTGACAGATTTTAAATTTGTTATTGATAATGGAACAGTGACCATTGACATAGATAATATTCTATTTGATCCTCTACCGATCACACCAACTGCTTCCACTGCTACTGCTTTAACTTCATCCTCATTCAATGCGAACTGGTCAGCAGTATCTGAAGTGACAGGATATAGACTTGATGTGGCAACTGATAATACATTTTCGACTATGGTCTCCGGTTACGATAACCTGTATGTTCCAGGGCAATCAACAAACTCAAAATCTGTCACAGGCCTTTCAGCTGGTACAAGCTATTACTATAGGATTAGAGCAGCATCTCAATATTCCGTTGGTGAATTTGCAAGTGGAAACTCTTCCGTACAAGCGACTTCAACTTTAATTGGCTCACATAGTTTAACTGCTGGAACTTTAGCAGCCTTTGGAAGTGTATGTATAAACAATATTGAAGGGCCTCACTCCTTTACATTATCTGGCTCAGGTTTAGACGGTAGTGACGTACTTATCGGTGGACTTGCCGGATTTTCCTACTCCACTACTTCAAGTGGAACTTACACATCAACCCTGACCCTACCAGCATATAATGGTGCCAATATTACTATTTACGTGAAGTTCAATCCAACAGTAATACAATCGTATGATGGTGATATACTTGTTAGCGGAGGAGGTTCTTCAAGCATCAATGTAGCCGCTTCTGGAAGTGGAATTAATCTCCCGCCTTCAGTTAATACAGGAGGCACATCAAATATTACTTCTACTTCTGTAACACTGGCAGGAACCATAGCCTCTGCCGGATGTTCTTCCACTACAGCGTATGGAATAGAATATAGTACTACCAATGGCTTCGCTAATGGATCAGGCACTTCCGTGAGTTCATCTAATTTGAGCAGCGGAAGCTTTACTTCATCAATAAGTGGTTTAGCAGCAAACACGACTTATTACTTCAAAGCTTTTGCAACCAATAGCGGTGGAACCAGCTATGGCAATCAGGAAAGTTTTACAACTTCTAATTTGTCTGCACCAGTTATAGCTGCTGCCACTTCGGTAAGCCATAGTTCTTTCACCGCGAATTGGAATCCTGTGACAGGTGCAACAGGTTATCAATTAGACCTGCTACAACCAACAATGGGTAATATTTTGACTGAAGGCTTTGAAGGTATAAACTTCCCTCCTCAAGGTTGGCAAGCCACCGGCTGGTCAAGAAGTACAGCTGCTTCAGATACAAAAAGTGGTTCAGCAGCAGCAATCGCCAATTCTAACAACGGATCATTAACTACTGCAAGTATAGCTTATCCCAGTTCAATAAGTTTTTATCTTGGAAGAACAGTAAATACTACATCAAAAACTTTGACTGTAGAGGTTTCTACATCAAGTCCAACTACAGGCTTCTCAACCATTGAAACCTTTGATCACAACAATGTTCCTGCTGGTAGTTATGATCAATACACCATTGATCTTAGCTCATATTCTGGAAATCCAGAGGTATATATTCGCTTTACAAAGTCTTCTACGACTACATCACAATGGAGATTAGATGATATTTCTGTTTCAGGTCAAACTTTAAGTCCAATACCTGGTTTTAGTAACCTATTATTTGCTTCAACCTCTAATGTCATCAATGGCCTCACCCCTAACACCACCTATTACTACCGTGTACGTGCAGCCAGTGCCAATAGTACATCCGGTAACTCTAATGTTATTTCTGTTACTACACACAAGGACCCGGCTACTACAGTATACAGGACTAAGGCAAATGGTAACCTATCATCGCTATCTACATGGCAGTTCAACCAACAGGGTTCCGATTTTATAGATGCTACTTCGGCACCATCTGCCACTAACAGTATTCTCATACAGGATGGTCATCAACTTTTAGTTGATGTTGATCATGTGGTGGCTGCCGGAGCTTCACTGAATATTGCTAGTACAGGTTCTATGGTGGTTAGTGCAGGTAAATCACTTACAATTGCCGGTACTGCAGATTTCAACAACCGACCTGTAGTATTCAAATCAAATGCTTCGGGTACTGCTCGTTTAGGTGAGGTTACTGGAACACTTGCTGACGCTACCAATGTCACTGTTGAACGCTATATCTCAGGCATTGGTAAGTTTGGGAATCCCACTGCTCTCAATCGTGCTTATCGTATGCTTGCACCTTCTGTTAATACTGTTACTTCCATTAACGCAAACTGGCAGGAAGGGCAAACGAATGCAAGTACCAGCAGCAATAGCAATTTACTTCCCGGGTATGGTACTCACATTACCGGTGCGGGTGGCGCTGCTAATGGATTTGATCCAACACTTACCAACAATGCGAGCTTGTTTTATTACAATGCCGCAACCGATACATGGGTGACAGGAACTAATACTAATGTAGCTACGTTAGATGCTAAAAAGGGTTACCTGTTATTTGTAAGGGGCGACCGCAGCATCAATATGCTTTCTACTGCCAATCCGCTTCCTGCCACCAATACAGTGCTTCGTGCTACTGGAAGCCTGCTTACCGGCACACAGGTCTTCAGTAGTCTAGAGGGTAATGGCGCCTTTAATCTTATATCGAATCCATATGCATCGCCTATTGATTGGGCATCATTAGCAGCGGCTAATCCTTCCTTTGAAGATTTCTATACCTTATGGGATCCAAACCAAGGTACAAGAGGAGGATATGTGACGGTAGATAAAATGGGAGTTGTAAGTGCAGGCGCTGCCACCAGGCAGATACAAAGTGGCCAGGCATTTTTCGTCAAAGCAACCAGTGGTGCCGTTTCACCTACTTTCACCGTCACCGAAGCAGATAAAAGCAGCGAGAACAACATTGATGTGTTCCGTACAGGTAGTATGGAGATGTTCCGAACGTCACTTTACTTCATCGATGCCAGTGGTCGTATACTTGCCGATGGTGTGGTGAACGTGTATGACAATGCCTATACCAAAGCAGTAGATGCCAATGACGCACCACAGATAGCTAACTGGGATGAAGATATTGCCATCAGCAGGAGCAACCAGATGTTGAGTATCGAAAAGCGTCCACTGATAGATAACAACGATACAATCTTCTTGTCGGTTGCCAGATTGAAGCAGCAAGCTTATGAGTTGCAATTTGAAGCCATAGGTTTCAATGCACCAGGTTTGCAGGCATACCTTGAGGATAAGTTCCAGGGCATCAACATTCCACTTAGCCTTGATGGTCCTACAGTAGTGCCATTCACGGTTACATCCAATGCGGCCTCTTCCGCTGCTGACAGGTTCAGGGTGGTATTCCAGACTGCTGCTGTACTACCGGTGACTATTACTGCTGTAAAAGCTTACCAACAGAACAATAACATACAAGTGGACTGGTCAGTGGCTGGTGAGACTGATATGGCACAGTATGAAGTTGAAAAATCAGCAGATGGCCGCAGCTTTACCAAAGCAGTAAGTGTTGCAGCGCGTAATACCACAAGTATTGGAAGTTATGGTTGGGTAGATGCCAATCCGTTAAATGGTGCTAACTACTATCGTATCAGAAGCATTAGCAGAAATGGCCAAAAGACGCTCAGTCAAACGGTAAAAGTTGTTGTTGGAAAAACCACGTCTACTATAGCAATTTTTCCAAATCCTGTAGCAGGTGACCAGCTTTCGCTCCAGGTGCAACTACCAAAAGGTAGTTATACAATAAGCCTGATCAATAGTGTTGGTCAGCGTGTCCTCAATCAAACGTTCTTACACGGAGGAGGGGCAGCTGCTCAAACATTGCAACTCATGCAAGTGCCAAAGGGTCTGTACCAACTACAGGTTACTGGCGAAGGGCAGGTGTTCACGCAATCACTATTAAAAAAATAA
- a CDS encoding 2TM domain-containing protein encodes MKSKTSTKKNFEKPANLIFIITFLWGVWWFSIDRLYGFNHFPWPLWVMLAWGLGLVFQYFDAYNSSGSSLTQKEYEKLKQEHGQL; translated from the coding sequence ATGAAAAGTAAAACTTCTACGAAAAAAAATTTTGAAAAGCCTGCTAACCTAATTTTCATCATTACTTTCTTGTGGGGCGTCTGGTGGTTCTCCATTGACCGCCTGTATGGGTTCAATCATTTTCCATGGCCATTGTGGGTAATGCTGGCTTGGGGGCTTGGTCTTGTTTTCCAATATTTTGATGCTTACAACAGTAGTGGCAGTTCGCTTACGCAAAAAGAATATGAAAAGCTGAAGCAGGAGCACGGGCAACTATAG